A region of the Harpia harpyja isolate bHarHar1 chromosome 14, bHarHar1 primary haplotype, whole genome shotgun sequence genome:
CCCTGGTACAAAGAGAGAGTGTCCAGCATGAGGAACAGGTCGTTCTTGGGCTGCTCGGCAAACATCTCCCCCACAGTCTCGTACGTCTTGCCCGTGTGGGAGATGGCGTTGTTGAGGGCGTCCGAGCTGTAGGGGGGGTCCATGTGGAAGGAGTGGCTGATGGCTTGGAAGGCATTGCCCAGCTTCTGGAACTCCTTCCGGAAGCCCCCCACGTGCTTGCGCACCAGCTCCGAGGCCACGTTGGTCAGCTGCAGGACGCTGTCGTCCATCTTCTTGCTGAAGGCCTTGAAGGCGTCCACGCGGTCCTCCACGTCCTGCAGGTCCTGGTGCTCCGTGGGGATCTGGATGGTGAGGAGGAAGCTGGCGCCCACCATCTCGTCCTTCTCCGCCCGGCGTTTGCCCAGCTTCCACTGCTTCTCGTCACGGCAGCAGAGGAAGTGCTGGAAGCCCTCGTACTGGGAGAGGACGGGGTGGCTGGTCATATGGTCCATCCAGAGGATCAGCCGCCGCTTGCGCTTCTCGATGAAGTCCTCCTCAAAGCGCCCGGTGGCCTGCTTCTCGGGCAGGTGGGGCACCGAGATGACCGTGAACTTGTGCAGGAGACGGTTGTAGAGCCAGTCAAAGTGCTTGTACCGCCGGTAGACGGGCGAGTTGATGTTGCTGGGGGTCagcttgtaggagatgtagcTCTTGATGCCCTTGAACTTGGTTTGCTTGGTCGGGTCCTCCACGGAGCAGATGAAGGGGTGGGGGTTCGCCCTCCACTGGGGACCTTTGGAGCCCATCTCGATGCAGTACGCCTCGGCGATCTTGGACATGAGGGGCACGTCGCCCAGGATGAAGGCTTCCACCCCCGAGCGGACGAAGCAGGAGAAGCGGTTGAGGTTCCTCCCCACCACGCT
Encoded here:
- the SNX33 gene encoding sorting nexin-33, coding for MALKARALYNFQSENKEEISIQENEELVIFSENSLDGWLQGQNSRGETGLFPASYVEILRSRSGSNYTDYSGSPAGSPGHDSFYTTPPNPGISYQGSFEDDDDDDWDDWDDACTVVEEPRSAPGTNGHPSPSLQYPAAYGHHQHAGYHPKPALERQDSMSSSKRGSVVGRNLNRFSCFVRSGVEAFILGDVPLMSKIAEAYCIEMGSKGPQWRANPHPFICSVEDPTKQTKFKGIKSYISYKLTPSNINSPVYRRYKHFDWLYNRLLHKFTVISVPHLPEKQATGRFEEDFIEKRKRRLILWMDHMTSHPVLSQYEGFQHFLCCRDEKQWKLGKRRAEKDEMVGASFLLTIQIPTEHQDLQDVEDRVDAFKAFSKKMDDSVLQLTNVASELVRKHVGGFRKEFQKLGNAFQAISHSFHMDPPYSSDALNNAISHTGKTYETVGEMFAEQPKNDLFLMLDTLSLYQGLLSNFPDIIHLQKGAFAKVKESQRMSDEGRMDQEEADGIRKRCRVVGFALQAEMNHFHERRVADFKRMMQSYLKQQIVFYQRVSQQLEKTLRMYDNL